The following proteins come from a genomic window of Sander vitreus isolate 19-12246 chromosome 14, sanVit1, whole genome shotgun sequence:
- the irx1b gene encoding iroquois-class homeodomain protein IRX-1b encodes MSFPQLGYPQFLSASHEVYGGERPASAREGGTEGGVNSSATAAAVGSMLGMYGSPWAAHNYSAFLPYSGATDLALITQMSSQYELKDSPGSHPASLPVHAAQGFYPYGQYPYGDPSRAKTATRETTSTLKAWLQEHQKNPYPTKGEKIMLAIITRMTLTQVSTWFANARRRLKKENKVTWGRSAEDRDGRIFSSDNEDEHGKNGSDDEDEEEEIDLETVDIERPEEKRAGEQGSGKGEGEAEGEGEAGLADKEQASEPKSSESSRTLSVDGLRGVEATISLNRSPVVKLAVDLSPSRQECQRPPQSKPKIWSLAETATAPDSSHKPSPAAHAHHAALASAGHPALLPGHGIYTCQIGKLHNWANAAFLNANSLLNMRSLLGGAPAGHLPLHGAVPVVRHDARQAAAGPGTSGTEDDSDVESSGSFSPKRDDEESDHRPDSLKSPFQLITDRPHHGTAPQRALTTTL; translated from the exons ATGTCTTTCCCTCAGCTGGGGTACCCCCAGTTCCTCAGTGCCTCACATGAGGTGTACGGGGGCGAGCGACCGGCCTCTGCCCGGGAAGGAGGCACTGAAGGCGGCGTGAACTCGTCCGCTACCGCCGCGGCTGTCGGCTCCATGCTTGGGATGTACGGGAGCCCGTGGGCGGCTCACAACTACAGTGCCTTCCTGCCGTACAGCGGAGCCACAGACCTCGCCCTCATAACCCAGATG AGCTCCCAGTATGAGCTGAAGGACAGCCCGGGGTCCCACCCTGCCTCTCTACCTGTCCACGCCGCCCAAGGCTTCTACCCATACGGCCAGTACCCGTACGGGGACCCGTCCAGGGCCAAGACGGCCACTCGGGAGACCACCAGCACCCTGAAGGCCTGGCTGCAGGAGCACCAGAAGAACCCCTACCCCACCAAAGGAGAGAAGATAATGCTTGCTATCATCACCCGGATGACACTCACACAG GTGTCGACGTGGTTCGCGAACGCCCGCAGACGCCTGAAGAAGGAGAACAAGGTAACCTGGGGCCGCAGCGCCGAGGACCGGGACGGCCGCATCTTCAGCAGCGACAACGAGGACGAGCACGGCAAGAACGGCAGCGACGACGAAGACGAAGAGGAGGAAATTGATTTGGAAACTGTCGATATCGAGAGACCCGAGGAAAAGCGAGCGGGGGAGCAGGGCTCCgggaagggagagggagaggcagagggagagggagaggcaggcCTGGCCGACAAAGAGCAAGCCTCGGAGCCGAAGAGCTCAGAGAGCAGCAGGACACTTTCTGTGGACGGCCTGAGAGGAGTGGAGGCGACTATTTCTCTCAATAGATCGCCTGTTGTCAAACTCGCAGTGGATCTTTCTCCCAGCAGACAGGAGTGCCAGAGACCACCGCAGAGCAAACCCAAAATCTGGTCCCTGGCTGAGACCGCCACGGCCCCGGACAGCTCTCACAAACCTTCCCCCGCGGCCCATGCGCACCACGCGGCTTTGGCCTCCGCCGGCCACCCGGCCTTACTCCCGGGTCATGGGATTTATACATGCCAGATTGGCAAGCTGCACAACTGGGCCAACGCGGCTTTTCTGAATGCCAACTCTCTTTTGAACATGAGGTCGCTCCTCGGCGGGGCGCCGGCCGGACACCTGCCTCTCCACGGCGCGGTGCCGGTTGTGCGTCATGACGCACGGCAGGCGGCGGCTGGCCCCGGAACTTCGGGGACGGAGGATGACAGTGATGTAGAGTCATCGGGAAGCTTCAGTCCAAAAAGAGATG ACGAAGAGAGCGACCACAGGCCTGATTCCCTGAAGTCCCCATTCCAGCTGATCACTGACAG ACCTCACCATGGGACAGCACCACAGCGAGCTCTGACAACGACATTATGA